In Choloepus didactylus isolate mChoDid1 chromosome 18, mChoDid1.pri, whole genome shotgun sequence, a single genomic region encodes these proteins:
- the CTC1 gene encoding CST complex subunit CTC1 isoform X2, which yields MAACGFRAAGSEQAWLEAAHTFIQETLCPTGQETSAQLTELVIDAVKTVWLSKGRNQGFSLPLSYSFVSVQDLRSHQRLPCCSHLSWSSSEYKAWAQEAGPEGVPLPRERLLFLGTLTDLSGDLEQECRNGSLYVKDNSGVLGCELIDLDLCWVGHLFLFPSWSYLPPARWNSSGEGHLELWGAPVPVFPLTVSPGPVTPIPVLYPDNASRLLRHRSKLKVMKPNLAGKLVHLSALVNSQKKSYFVLSLSHSSPADYSVPIIVQVPAQLVWHKALWPGRAYVLTELRVSKIRGHPYCVWTTSPSSRLLPLEPECVQELELEEPLLETDPRPLPRPSNSQDRKGQKGLVRDSRLLSYMGTVTCVLNEPAGLYELDGQLGLCLAYQQLRGLRQVLRPGVSLELQDVHLLQSVGGGTKRPVLASCLRGAVLLRGFSRRKPETRLSRQAHGASLYEQLVWERQLGLPLYLWTAKALEELAGKLCPHVLRHHQFLQYSSPRSPSLGLQLLAPTLDALAPADSPVRNPHKEILGEPHHCPLQKYTRLQIPCTFPALDALKEEAQRRAWATFDPKTLVPLPEASHLTSCQLNYRLAWSWLCLLPSAFHPAQVLLGVLVASSRKGCLQLRDQSGSLPCLLLARHSQPLTDPRLIGHLVWAEKFQLVVERDVRSNFPSWKELSMAGFIQKQQARVYVQFFLDDALIIPVPRPFLRSATSSGTSQTEPTHPEGPHMGQSRLFLLSHKEALMKRNFCAPPGASPEVPQATLSFHVSGSWLGGTQKKEGSGWGPPEPQVDENKDQKILLIFMGSSVRWFEFLHPGQVYRLMAPGPSEPALFEEGGLSCTSQRPLELAGCVSCLTVQDEWTLEPESSQDIPDVLGVPKALPESSLTDLLSGNLTNSLVSFSAEILSRTLCPASLWLKPGSTGALRECVKLTVALETADCEFPPHLDIYIEDPHLPPPLGLLPRARVYFTQLEKRVSRSHNVYCCFRASTYVQVLSFPPETTTSAPLPHVYLAELLQGGRAPFQATASCHIVSVFSLHLLWVCTHCTSLCPQGRCTRQGTSCPAQTSVSQASIR from the exons ATGGCGGCTTGCGGGTTTAGGGCTGCTGGCTCC GAGCAAGCCTGGCTTGAGGCTGCCCATACCTTCATCCAAGAGACCCTTTGTCCAACTGGCCAGGAGACCAGTGCCCAGTTGACTGAGTTGGTAATTGATGCTGTGAAGACTGTCTGGTTGTCCAAGGGAAGGAACCAGGGTTTTTCACTGCCCCTCAGCTACAG CTTTGTCTCAGTACAGGACCTCAGGAGCCACCAGCGCCTCCCGTGCTGCAGCCACCTGTCCTGGAGCAGTAGTGAATACAAGGCTTGGGCCCAGGAGGCTGGACCAGAGGGGGTCCCCCTGCCCCGGGAGCGGCTGTTATTTTTAGGGACACTAACAGACCTGTCAGGCGATTTGGAGCAAGAGTGCAGGAATGGAAGCCTCTATGTGAAGGATAACTCTGGTGTCCTGGGCTGCGAG CTCATAGATCTGGACCTTTGTTGGGTTGgccatctcttcctctttcccagtTGGAGTTACCTCCCTCCTGCCAGGTGGAATTCCTCAGGGGAAGGACACTTGGAACTCTGGGGTGCCCCTGTGCCAGTGTTCCCCTTGACCGTCAGTCCTGGTCCTGTCACACCTATCCCTGTTCTCTACCCAGATAATGCATCCCGACTGCTCAGGCACAG AAGCAAGCTCAAAGTTATGAAGCCAAACCTGGCTGGGAAGCTGGTTCACCTGAGTGCCCTGGTGAACAGTCAAAAGAAGTCTTACTTCGTCTTGTCTCTCAGTCACTCATCCCCAGCTGACTACTCTGTGCCCATCATCGTGCAG gtccctgcccagctggtgtgGCACAAAGCCCTTTGGCCTGGTAGAGCCTATGTGCTGACAGAGCTGCGAGTGTCCAAGATCCGTGGTCATCCCTACTGTGTTTGGACAACAAGTCCCTCCTCCCGTCTGTTGCCTTTGGAACCAGAATGCGTgcaggagctggagctggaggaaCCCCTCTTGGAGACTGATCCCAGGCCACTCCCCAGGCCCAGCAACTCCCAGGACAGGAAGGGGCAAAAAGGTCTTGTCCGGGACTCCAGACTTTTGTCATATATG GGCACGGTCACCTGTGTGCTGAATGAGCCTGCTGGCCTCTATGAGCTGGACGGACAGCTGGGGCTCTGCCTTGCCTACCAGCAGCTCCGTGGCCTGAGGCAGGTGCTGCGACCGGGTGTCTCTCTGGAG CTCCAGGATGTTCACCTCCTCCAGTCAGTGGGTGGAGGGACAAAAAGGCCAGTGCTAGCGTCCTGCCTCCGTGGCGCCGTCCTTCTTCGGGGCTTCTCTCGTCGGAAGCCCGAGACTCGGTTGTCCCGCCAAGCCCACGGGGCCTCCCTGTACGAGCAGTTGGTGTGGGAACGTCAGTTAGGACTGCCCCTCTACCTGTGGACTGCCAAGGCCCTGGAGGAGCTGGCTGGCAA GCTGTGTCCCCACGTGCTGAGGCACCACCAGTTCCTGCAGTATTCCTCTCCCAGGAGCCCCAGTCTGGGACTGCAGCTCCTGGCTCCTACCCTGGATGCTTTGGCTCCTGCAGACAGTCCTGTTCGGAATCCACACAAGGAGATCCTTGGAGAGCCACATCACTGTCCCCTCCAGAAA TACACCCGGCTGCAGATCCCCTGCACTTTCCCTGCTCTGGACGCCCTGAAAGAGGAGGCCCAGCGCAGGGCATGGGCCACCTTTGACCCCAAAACCCTTGTGCCCCTCCCAGAGGCTTCCCATCTAACCAGCTGCCAACTCAACTACCGCCTGGCCTGGTCCTGGCTCTGCCTTCTGCCCTCTGCCTTCCACCCAGCCCAG GTTTTACTTGGGGTTCTGGTGGCTTCATCTCGTAAAGGTTGTCTGCAACTTCGGGATCAAAGTGGTTCCCTGCCCTGCCTGCTTCTGGCCAGGCACTCCCAACCCCTCACTGACCCCCGGCTCATAG GCCACCTGGTGTGGGCAGAGAAGTTCCAGTTGGTTGTTGAGAGGGACGTCAGGAGCAACTTCCCTTCCTGGAAGGAGCTGAGCATGGCAGGGTTCATCCAGAAGCAGCAGGCCAG AGTCTATGTCCAGTTCTTTCTGGACGATGCCCTGATCATCCCAGTGCCCAGACCCTTCCTTCGCTCAGCCACCTCCTCAGGAACCTCTCAGACAGAGCCCACCCACCCAGAGGGACCCCACATGGGTCAGAGCAGGCTATTCTTACTGTCCCACAAGGAGGCCCTGATGAAGCGGAACTTTTGTGCCCCACCAGGAGCCAGTCCGGAGGTGCCCCAGGCCACCCTCAGTTTCCACGTGTCAGGGAGCTGGCTTGGGGGCACTCAGAAGAAGGAGGGGTCTGGATGGGGTCCACCTGAACCTCAGGTTGATGAGAACAAGGATCAGAAG ATTCTTCTCATCTTCATGGGCTCTTCAGTCCGCTGGTTTGAGTTCCTGCACCCCGGGCAAGTGTACCGACTCATGGCTCCGGGCCCCTCT GAACCAGCATTGTTCGAGGAGGGTGGTTTGTCCTGCACCTCTCAGCGGCCCCTGGAGTTGGCTGGCTGTGTGTCCTGCCTCACTGTCCAGGATGAGTGGACCCTGGAGCCTGAGAGCTCCCAGGACATCCCAGATGTGTTGGGGGTACCCAAGGCACTTCCGGAATCCTCGCTGACTGATCTGCTCAGTGGCAA CCTCACCAACTCCTTGGTGTCCTTCTCTGCCGAGATTTTGTCACGGACACTGTGTCCAGCCTCTCTCTGGCTGAAGCCTG GGAGCACCGGGGCCTTGAGAGAGTGTGTGAAGCTAACTGTAGCCCTGGAGACCGCTGACTGTGAATTCCCCCCTCACTTGGACATCTACATTGAGGACCCGCATTTGCCTCCCCCACTGGGACTCCTTCCAAGAGCCCGAGTCTACTTTACACAGCTGGAGAAAAGGGTGTCCAG ATCCCACAATGTTTACTGTTGTTTTCGGGCTTCCACCTATGTGCAGGTCCTAAGTTTCCCCCCGGAGACCACAACCAG TGCACCCCTGCCCCACGTCTACCTGGCAGAACTTCTGCAGGGTGGCCGGGCCCCATTCCAGGCTACTGCCTCTTGCCATATTGTTTCCGTCTTCAGCCTTCACCTCCTCTGGGTGTGCACTCATTGTACCAGCCTCTGCCCACAG GGGAGGTGTACTCGCCAGGGCACCAGTTGTCCTGCTCAGACATCCGTAAGCCAGGCCAGCATCAGGTGA
- the CTC1 gene encoding CST complex subunit CTC1 isoform X1, with amino-acid sequence MAACGFRAAGSEQAWLEAAHTFIQETLCPTGQETSAQLTELVIDAVKTVWLSKGRNQGFSLPLSYSFVSVQDLRSHQRLPCCSHLSWSSSEYKAWAQEAGPEGVPLPRERLLFLGTLTDLSGDLEQECRNGSLYVKDNSGVLGCELIDLDLCWVGHLFLFPSWSYLPPARWNSSGEGHLELWGAPVPVFPLTVSPGPVTPIPVLYPDNASRLLRHRSKLKVMKPNLAGKLVHLSALVNSQKKSYFVLSLSHSSPADYSVPIIVQVPAQLVWHKALWPGRAYVLTELRVSKIRGHPYCVWTTSPSSRLLPLEPECVQELELEEPLLETDPRPLPRPSNSQDRKGQKGLVRDSRLLSYMGTVTCVLNEPAGLYELDGQLGLCLAYQQLRGLRQVLRPGVSLELQDVHLLQSVGGGTKRPVLASCLRGAVLLRGFSRRKPETRLSRQAHGASLYEQLVWERQLGLPLYLWTAKALEELAGKLCPHVLRHHQFLQYSSPRSPSLGLQLLAPTLDALAPADSPVRNPHKEILGEPHHCPLQKYTRLQIPCTFPALDALKEEAQRRAWATFDPKTLVPLPEASHLTSCQLNYRLAWSWLCLLPSAFHPAQVLLGVLVASSRKGCLQLRDQSGSLPCLLLARHSQPLTDPRLIGHLVWAEKFQLVVERDVRSNFPSWKELSMAGFIQKQQARVYVQFFLDDALIIPVPRPFLRSATSSGTSQTEPTHPEGPHMGQSRLFLLSHKEALMKRNFCAPPGASPEVPQATLSFHVSGSWLGGTQKKEGSGWGPPEPQVDENKDQKILLIFMGSSVRWFEFLHPGQVYRLMAPGPSEPALFEEGGLSCTSQRPLELAGCVSCLTVQDEWTLEPESSQDIPDVLGVPKALPESSLTDLLSGNLTNSLVSFSAEILSRTLCPASLWLKPGSTGALRECVKLTVALETADCEFPPHLDIYIEDPHLPPPLGLLPRARVYFTQLEKRVSRSHNVYCCFRASTYVQVLSFPPETTTSAPLPHVYLAELLQGGRAPFQATASCHIVSVFSLHLLWVCTHCTSLCPQGRCTRQGTSCPAQTSVSQASIRILVEDGTAEAVVTCRNHHVAAALGLCPSEWTSLLEFVRVPGRVALQFTGPGAQHESSAKMEEPLTLFLRSLCTSLSVLRPIVLSFELEQKSSNILPLEPPRLQRFQCGELPLLTRVNPRLRLSCLSIQEPEPPNSGGAFVSSC; translated from the exons ATGGCGGCTTGCGGGTTTAGGGCTGCTGGCTCC GAGCAAGCCTGGCTTGAGGCTGCCCATACCTTCATCCAAGAGACCCTTTGTCCAACTGGCCAGGAGACCAGTGCCCAGTTGACTGAGTTGGTAATTGATGCTGTGAAGACTGTCTGGTTGTCCAAGGGAAGGAACCAGGGTTTTTCACTGCCCCTCAGCTACAG CTTTGTCTCAGTACAGGACCTCAGGAGCCACCAGCGCCTCCCGTGCTGCAGCCACCTGTCCTGGAGCAGTAGTGAATACAAGGCTTGGGCCCAGGAGGCTGGACCAGAGGGGGTCCCCCTGCCCCGGGAGCGGCTGTTATTTTTAGGGACACTAACAGACCTGTCAGGCGATTTGGAGCAAGAGTGCAGGAATGGAAGCCTCTATGTGAAGGATAACTCTGGTGTCCTGGGCTGCGAG CTCATAGATCTGGACCTTTGTTGGGTTGgccatctcttcctctttcccagtTGGAGTTACCTCCCTCCTGCCAGGTGGAATTCCTCAGGGGAAGGACACTTGGAACTCTGGGGTGCCCCTGTGCCAGTGTTCCCCTTGACCGTCAGTCCTGGTCCTGTCACACCTATCCCTGTTCTCTACCCAGATAATGCATCCCGACTGCTCAGGCACAG AAGCAAGCTCAAAGTTATGAAGCCAAACCTGGCTGGGAAGCTGGTTCACCTGAGTGCCCTGGTGAACAGTCAAAAGAAGTCTTACTTCGTCTTGTCTCTCAGTCACTCATCCCCAGCTGACTACTCTGTGCCCATCATCGTGCAG gtccctgcccagctggtgtgGCACAAAGCCCTTTGGCCTGGTAGAGCCTATGTGCTGACAGAGCTGCGAGTGTCCAAGATCCGTGGTCATCCCTACTGTGTTTGGACAACAAGTCCCTCCTCCCGTCTGTTGCCTTTGGAACCAGAATGCGTgcaggagctggagctggaggaaCCCCTCTTGGAGACTGATCCCAGGCCACTCCCCAGGCCCAGCAACTCCCAGGACAGGAAGGGGCAAAAAGGTCTTGTCCGGGACTCCAGACTTTTGTCATATATG GGCACGGTCACCTGTGTGCTGAATGAGCCTGCTGGCCTCTATGAGCTGGACGGACAGCTGGGGCTCTGCCTTGCCTACCAGCAGCTCCGTGGCCTGAGGCAGGTGCTGCGACCGGGTGTCTCTCTGGAG CTCCAGGATGTTCACCTCCTCCAGTCAGTGGGTGGAGGGACAAAAAGGCCAGTGCTAGCGTCCTGCCTCCGTGGCGCCGTCCTTCTTCGGGGCTTCTCTCGTCGGAAGCCCGAGACTCGGTTGTCCCGCCAAGCCCACGGGGCCTCCCTGTACGAGCAGTTGGTGTGGGAACGTCAGTTAGGACTGCCCCTCTACCTGTGGACTGCCAAGGCCCTGGAGGAGCTGGCTGGCAA GCTGTGTCCCCACGTGCTGAGGCACCACCAGTTCCTGCAGTATTCCTCTCCCAGGAGCCCCAGTCTGGGACTGCAGCTCCTGGCTCCTACCCTGGATGCTTTGGCTCCTGCAGACAGTCCTGTTCGGAATCCACACAAGGAGATCCTTGGAGAGCCACATCACTGTCCCCTCCAGAAA TACACCCGGCTGCAGATCCCCTGCACTTTCCCTGCTCTGGACGCCCTGAAAGAGGAGGCCCAGCGCAGGGCATGGGCCACCTTTGACCCCAAAACCCTTGTGCCCCTCCCAGAGGCTTCCCATCTAACCAGCTGCCAACTCAACTACCGCCTGGCCTGGTCCTGGCTCTGCCTTCTGCCCTCTGCCTTCCACCCAGCCCAG GTTTTACTTGGGGTTCTGGTGGCTTCATCTCGTAAAGGTTGTCTGCAACTTCGGGATCAAAGTGGTTCCCTGCCCTGCCTGCTTCTGGCCAGGCACTCCCAACCCCTCACTGACCCCCGGCTCATAG GCCACCTGGTGTGGGCAGAGAAGTTCCAGTTGGTTGTTGAGAGGGACGTCAGGAGCAACTTCCCTTCCTGGAAGGAGCTGAGCATGGCAGGGTTCATCCAGAAGCAGCAGGCCAG AGTCTATGTCCAGTTCTTTCTGGACGATGCCCTGATCATCCCAGTGCCCAGACCCTTCCTTCGCTCAGCCACCTCCTCAGGAACCTCTCAGACAGAGCCCACCCACCCAGAGGGACCCCACATGGGTCAGAGCAGGCTATTCTTACTGTCCCACAAGGAGGCCCTGATGAAGCGGAACTTTTGTGCCCCACCAGGAGCCAGTCCGGAGGTGCCCCAGGCCACCCTCAGTTTCCACGTGTCAGGGAGCTGGCTTGGGGGCACTCAGAAGAAGGAGGGGTCTGGATGGGGTCCACCTGAACCTCAGGTTGATGAGAACAAGGATCAGAAG ATTCTTCTCATCTTCATGGGCTCTTCAGTCCGCTGGTTTGAGTTCCTGCACCCCGGGCAAGTGTACCGACTCATGGCTCCGGGCCCCTCT GAACCAGCATTGTTCGAGGAGGGTGGTTTGTCCTGCACCTCTCAGCGGCCCCTGGAGTTGGCTGGCTGTGTGTCCTGCCTCACTGTCCAGGATGAGTGGACCCTGGAGCCTGAGAGCTCCCAGGACATCCCAGATGTGTTGGGGGTACCCAAGGCACTTCCGGAATCCTCGCTGACTGATCTGCTCAGTGGCAA CCTCACCAACTCCTTGGTGTCCTTCTCTGCCGAGATTTTGTCACGGACACTGTGTCCAGCCTCTCTCTGGCTGAAGCCTG GGAGCACCGGGGCCTTGAGAGAGTGTGTGAAGCTAACTGTAGCCCTGGAGACCGCTGACTGTGAATTCCCCCCTCACTTGGACATCTACATTGAGGACCCGCATTTGCCTCCCCCACTGGGACTCCTTCCAAGAGCCCGAGTCTACTTTACACAGCTGGAGAAAAGGGTGTCCAG ATCCCACAATGTTTACTGTTGTTTTCGGGCTTCCACCTATGTGCAGGTCCTAAGTTTCCCCCCGGAGACCACAACCAG TGCACCCCTGCCCCACGTCTACCTGGCAGAACTTCTGCAGGGTGGCCGGGCCCCATTCCAGGCTACTGCCTCTTGCCATATTGTTTCCGTCTTCAGCCTTCACCTCCTCTGGGTGTGCACTCATTGTACCAGCCTCTGCCCACAG GGGAGGTGTACTCGCCAGGGCACCAGTTGTCCTGCTCAGACATCCGTAAGCCAGGCCAGCATCAG gaTCCTGGTGGAAGATGGGACTGCCGAAGCAGTGGTGACCTGTAGGAATCATCACGTGGCAGCCGCACTTGGGCTGTGTCCCAGCGAGTGGACCTCCCTCCTCGAGTTTGTCCGAGTGCCGGGGAGAGTGGCCTTGCAATTTACAGGGCCTGGAGCCCAGCACGAG TCCTCAGCCAAGATGGAGGAGCCCTTGACCCTCTTCCTCCGGAGTCTTTGTACCAGCCTCTCTGTCCTCCGTCCTATTGTGCTTTCTTTTGAGCTTGAGCAAAAATCCTCCAACATCCTCCCATTAG AACCTCCCCGTCTGCAGCGTTTCCAGTGTGGGGAGCTCCCCCTTCTGACTCGTGTGAATCCCAGGCTCCGACTGTCTTGCCTCTCTATTCAGGAGCCAGAGCCCCCCAACTCTGGGGGTGCCTTTGTTTCCTCCTGTTAG
- the CTC1 gene encoding CST complex subunit CTC1 isoform X3 → MAACGFRAAGSEQAWLEAAHTFIQETLCPTGQETSAQLTELVIDAVKTVWLSKGRNQGFSLPLSYSFVSVQDLRSHQRLPCCSHLSWSSSEYKAWAQEAGPEGVPLPRERLLFLGTLTDLSGDLEQECRNGSLYVKDNSGVLGCELIDLDLCWVGHLFLFPSWSYLPPARWNSSGEGHLELWGAPVPVFPLTVSPGPVTPIPVLYPDNASRLLRHRSKLKVMKPNLAGKLVHLSALVNSQKKSYFVLSLSHSSPADYSVPIIVQVPAQLVWHKALWPGRAYVLTELRVSKIRGHPYCVWTTSPSSRLLPLEPECVQELELEEPLLETDPRPLPRPSNSQDRKGQKGLVRDSRLLSYMGTVTCVLNEPAGLYELDGQLGLCLAYQQLRGLRQVLRPGVSLELQDVHLLQSVGGGTKRPVLASCLRGAVLLRGFSRRKPETRLSRQAHGASLYEQLVWERQLGLPLYLWTAKALEELAGKLCPHVLRHHQFLQYSSPRSPSLGLQLLAPTLDALAPADSPVRNPHKEILGEPHHCPLQKYTRLQIPCTFPALDALKEEAQRRAWATFDPKTLVPLPEASHLTSCQLNYRLAWSWLCLLPSAFHPAQVLLGVLVASSRKGCLQLRDQSGSLPCLLLARHSQPLTDPRLIGHLVWAEKFQLVVERDVRSNFPSWKELSMAGFIQKQQARVYVQFFLDDALIIPVPRPFLRSATSSGTSQTEPTHPEGPHMGQSRLFLLSHKEALMKRNFCAPPGASPEVPQATLSFHVSGSWLGGTQKKEGSGWGPPEPQVDENKDQKILLIFMGSSVRWFEFLHPGQVYRLMAPGPSEPALFEEGGLSCTSQRPLELAGCVSCLTVQDEWTLEPESSQDIPDVLGVPKALPESSLTDLLSGNLTNSLVSFSAEILSRTLCPASLWLKPGSTGALRECVKLTVALETADCEFPPHLDIYIEDPHLPPPLGLLPRARVYFTQLEKRVSRSHNVYCCFRASTYVQVLSFPPETTTRYGRGQN, encoded by the exons ATGGCGGCTTGCGGGTTTAGGGCTGCTGGCTCC GAGCAAGCCTGGCTTGAGGCTGCCCATACCTTCATCCAAGAGACCCTTTGTCCAACTGGCCAGGAGACCAGTGCCCAGTTGACTGAGTTGGTAATTGATGCTGTGAAGACTGTCTGGTTGTCCAAGGGAAGGAACCAGGGTTTTTCACTGCCCCTCAGCTACAG CTTTGTCTCAGTACAGGACCTCAGGAGCCACCAGCGCCTCCCGTGCTGCAGCCACCTGTCCTGGAGCAGTAGTGAATACAAGGCTTGGGCCCAGGAGGCTGGACCAGAGGGGGTCCCCCTGCCCCGGGAGCGGCTGTTATTTTTAGGGACACTAACAGACCTGTCAGGCGATTTGGAGCAAGAGTGCAGGAATGGAAGCCTCTATGTGAAGGATAACTCTGGTGTCCTGGGCTGCGAG CTCATAGATCTGGACCTTTGTTGGGTTGgccatctcttcctctttcccagtTGGAGTTACCTCCCTCCTGCCAGGTGGAATTCCTCAGGGGAAGGACACTTGGAACTCTGGGGTGCCCCTGTGCCAGTGTTCCCCTTGACCGTCAGTCCTGGTCCTGTCACACCTATCCCTGTTCTCTACCCAGATAATGCATCCCGACTGCTCAGGCACAG AAGCAAGCTCAAAGTTATGAAGCCAAACCTGGCTGGGAAGCTGGTTCACCTGAGTGCCCTGGTGAACAGTCAAAAGAAGTCTTACTTCGTCTTGTCTCTCAGTCACTCATCCCCAGCTGACTACTCTGTGCCCATCATCGTGCAG gtccctgcccagctggtgtgGCACAAAGCCCTTTGGCCTGGTAGAGCCTATGTGCTGACAGAGCTGCGAGTGTCCAAGATCCGTGGTCATCCCTACTGTGTTTGGACAACAAGTCCCTCCTCCCGTCTGTTGCCTTTGGAACCAGAATGCGTgcaggagctggagctggaggaaCCCCTCTTGGAGACTGATCCCAGGCCACTCCCCAGGCCCAGCAACTCCCAGGACAGGAAGGGGCAAAAAGGTCTTGTCCGGGACTCCAGACTTTTGTCATATATG GGCACGGTCACCTGTGTGCTGAATGAGCCTGCTGGCCTCTATGAGCTGGACGGACAGCTGGGGCTCTGCCTTGCCTACCAGCAGCTCCGTGGCCTGAGGCAGGTGCTGCGACCGGGTGTCTCTCTGGAG CTCCAGGATGTTCACCTCCTCCAGTCAGTGGGTGGAGGGACAAAAAGGCCAGTGCTAGCGTCCTGCCTCCGTGGCGCCGTCCTTCTTCGGGGCTTCTCTCGTCGGAAGCCCGAGACTCGGTTGTCCCGCCAAGCCCACGGGGCCTCCCTGTACGAGCAGTTGGTGTGGGAACGTCAGTTAGGACTGCCCCTCTACCTGTGGACTGCCAAGGCCCTGGAGGAGCTGGCTGGCAA GCTGTGTCCCCACGTGCTGAGGCACCACCAGTTCCTGCAGTATTCCTCTCCCAGGAGCCCCAGTCTGGGACTGCAGCTCCTGGCTCCTACCCTGGATGCTTTGGCTCCTGCAGACAGTCCTGTTCGGAATCCACACAAGGAGATCCTTGGAGAGCCACATCACTGTCCCCTCCAGAAA TACACCCGGCTGCAGATCCCCTGCACTTTCCCTGCTCTGGACGCCCTGAAAGAGGAGGCCCAGCGCAGGGCATGGGCCACCTTTGACCCCAAAACCCTTGTGCCCCTCCCAGAGGCTTCCCATCTAACCAGCTGCCAACTCAACTACCGCCTGGCCTGGTCCTGGCTCTGCCTTCTGCCCTCTGCCTTCCACCCAGCCCAG GTTTTACTTGGGGTTCTGGTGGCTTCATCTCGTAAAGGTTGTCTGCAACTTCGGGATCAAAGTGGTTCCCTGCCCTGCCTGCTTCTGGCCAGGCACTCCCAACCCCTCACTGACCCCCGGCTCATAG GCCACCTGGTGTGGGCAGAGAAGTTCCAGTTGGTTGTTGAGAGGGACGTCAGGAGCAACTTCCCTTCCTGGAAGGAGCTGAGCATGGCAGGGTTCATCCAGAAGCAGCAGGCCAG AGTCTATGTCCAGTTCTTTCTGGACGATGCCCTGATCATCCCAGTGCCCAGACCCTTCCTTCGCTCAGCCACCTCCTCAGGAACCTCTCAGACAGAGCCCACCCACCCAGAGGGACCCCACATGGGTCAGAGCAGGCTATTCTTACTGTCCCACAAGGAGGCCCTGATGAAGCGGAACTTTTGTGCCCCACCAGGAGCCAGTCCGGAGGTGCCCCAGGCCACCCTCAGTTTCCACGTGTCAGGGAGCTGGCTTGGGGGCACTCAGAAGAAGGAGGGGTCTGGATGGGGTCCACCTGAACCTCAGGTTGATGAGAACAAGGATCAGAAG ATTCTTCTCATCTTCATGGGCTCTTCAGTCCGCTGGTTTGAGTTCCTGCACCCCGGGCAAGTGTACCGACTCATGGCTCCGGGCCCCTCT GAACCAGCATTGTTCGAGGAGGGTGGTTTGTCCTGCACCTCTCAGCGGCCCCTGGAGTTGGCTGGCTGTGTGTCCTGCCTCACTGTCCAGGATGAGTGGACCCTGGAGCCTGAGAGCTCCCAGGACATCCCAGATGTGTTGGGGGTACCCAAGGCACTTCCGGAATCCTCGCTGACTGATCTGCTCAGTGGCAA CCTCACCAACTCCTTGGTGTCCTTCTCTGCCGAGATTTTGTCACGGACACTGTGTCCAGCCTCTCTCTGGCTGAAGCCTG GGAGCACCGGGGCCTTGAGAGAGTGTGTGAAGCTAACTGTAGCCCTGGAGACCGCTGACTGTGAATTCCCCCCTCACTTGGACATCTACATTGAGGACCCGCATTTGCCTCCCCCACTGGGACTCCTTCCAAGAGCCCGAGTCTACTTTACACAGCTGGAGAAAAGGGTGTCCAG ATCCCACAATGTTTACTGTTGTTTTCGGGCTTCCACCTATGTGCAGGTCCTAAGTTTCCCCCCGGAGACCACAACCAG GTATGGGAGGGGACAGAACTGA